A section of the Estrella lausannensis genome encodes:
- a CDS encoding transaldolase family protein → MEIWIDSLDEGIISAFKDLGLLHGVTTNPSILSKSTMDPRGVISKLLEIQDGPVAVQVMGETKEVIIQEASILKEISDRVLPKIPVVPEGVAAMQVLRDNATSALGTAVLSFRQSFLAISGGFTYIAPYIGRFVDEGKDPASLLNFLVKLKGSFRSDAKIMAAGIRSLDHLFLSAELGVDAATLPESVARQLLTIPEGALKALYQFQDDFGSKRDQLFNHSDLYRKCLEI, encoded by the coding sequence ATGGAAATTTGGATTGATAGCCTGGATGAAGGGATCATTTCTGCATTCAAAGATCTAGGGCTGTTGCATGGCGTTACGACCAACCCTTCGATCCTTTCGAAATCGACCATGGATCCGAGGGGAGTTATCTCAAAATTACTGGAAATTCAAGACGGGCCCGTCGCGGTGCAAGTCATGGGGGAAACCAAAGAGGTTATCATTCAAGAGGCATCGATTCTGAAGGAAATCTCTGACCGCGTGCTGCCGAAAATTCCTGTCGTGCCAGAAGGTGTCGCGGCGATGCAAGTGCTGCGAGATAACGCCACGTCGGCTCTTGGAACGGCTGTACTTTCTTTCAGACAGTCGTTTTTAGCGATCAGTGGAGGCTTTACCTACATCGCACCGTATATTGGCCGGTTTGTCGACGAGGGCAAAGATCCTGCTTCGCTGCTTAATTTTTTAGTGAAATTGAAGGGAAGTTTTCGGTCGGATGCCAAGATCATGGCCGCAGGAATCCGCTCTTTAGACCATCTCTTTCTCTCGGCAGAGCTGGGTGTGGATGCGGCGACTCTTCCGGAAAGCGTCGCCAGGCAGCTGCTGACCATTCCTGAAGGGGCGCTGAAAGCGCTATACCAGTTCCAGGATGATTTCGGCAGCAAACGGGATCAACTCTTCAATCACTCCGACTTATATCGAAAGTGTCTCGAAATTTGA